Within the Prosthecochloris marina genome, the region CGAGTGTTTATGGTCTTATCCACGTCCCATACATCACTGAGCAGCGTTTCACGTGACTGAGCCTGCCCTCTTCTTTTTAAAAGTACGGCAAGCAGCTTGAACTCCATAAGTGTCAAGGTAATTTCCTTGCCATTGAGCTTGACACTGTGTTTGGCAATATCGACTTCGAGGCCCTCGCATTTCATGACCTCTCTTGTATCCCGCTTTCCTCTTCTGTCACGCTTGAGAATAGCACGAATTCTGAGATTCAACTCACGGGGACTGAAAGGTTTGACAACATAATCATCGATGCCAAGTTCAAAACCCAGCACTTTGTCGATCTCTTCTCCTTTTGCAGTCAGCATCACAATAGGGAGATCCCTGAAAAGCTGGTGCTGGCGTATTCTCCTGCAAACTTCGAAACCATCGATACCAGGAAGCATAATGTCAAGCAAAACGAGATCGACATCTCTTTCCGCAAGCAACTGCAGAGCATCTTCCCCCGATTCAGCCAGAAAACATTTGTAACTGGCTTTTTCAAGATTGTATTTCAAAAGTTTTGCCAAGTTACGGTCATCCTCCACGACAAGAATCAATGGCTCGGGCATAGCATCATAAGTGGACGGTTTGGAAAAGCCTGATACATGCAATTCAGGGGGAAATATAGGTATTATGCTTGGCATTTCAGAAAAGCCCGCCATTTCCAGTCCGGCAACATCACCGAAGAATGTTACGAAAGTGAAAAATTCACCCTATTCAATACGATTAGGCATGAATTTTCCAGCAGGCTGCCTTATGTCCAGGGTTATATTCCTCAAGTTGAGGTTCAACTTTTCGACAAAGCTCATCTGCCAAAGGACAGCGATTGGCAAATCTGCACCCGTCGGGAAGACGCGTCGCACTGGGCACATTTCCTTCGATAACGTTAAGACGTTGTTGTTTTGAACCGATCCTCGGAATCGACTTCAGTAAACCTTTGGTATAGGGATGCAAAGGATCGGAAAAAATCTGCGAAACCCTTCCTTCTTCAACAACTTTTGAGGCATACATCACCAAGACATCTTCACACAACTCTGCTATAACTCCGAAGTCGTGCGTAATGAGAATAACGCTCATTCCGGTATCGGCCTGAAGTTTGCCGATCAGTTCAAGAATCTGGGCTTGAACGGTAACATCGAGTGCGGTTGTCGGTTCATCGGCAATAAGCAAAGCCGGATTGCATGACAACGCCATGGCAATCATAACACGCTGACGCATCCCCCCTGACAGTTCATGAGGATAGGCCTCGAAGCGCTCAGAAGGGTTTGGAATTCCTACATGACGAAGCATTTCAACCGCCAACCCTTTTGCTTCTTTTCCTGAAAGATCCTGATGGAGAAGAATTTGCTCAACAATCTGGTTGCCACAGGTATAAACCGGATTGAGTGAGCTCATGGGTTCCTGAAAGATCATGGCTATCTCATTGCCTCTGAGCTTCCTCATCTCATCTTCGGAAATTTTGAGGAGATCACTGCCTTTCCAGAAAATTTCTCCTCCGGCAAAATACCCCGGGGGCATGGGAACAAGACGCATGATGGATAGAGCTGTAACGGACTTCCCGCATCCCGACTCACCGACAATACCGAGCGTCCGGTTGCGCCCGAGCGAAAAACTCACCCCGTCAACCGCTCTGGCAGTTCCGTTATCGGTCGAATAGTACGTCTTGAGGTTTTTTACTTCCAGAATTTTTTCCATCAACGAAAGCCACTTTATACATGCTGCTTAATAAACAACAATCTGGGAACTGGAAAAGGTACAAATATTCTGTCGCAGTTTAATTCTTTGCCTGAAAATATTCAAAATAGCTTCATCAAAGGAGAACAAACGGTAAAACATCCGTGAATCGAGAATGGCAGAATCATGCTCAGCAATAGCGACAGCGTATCTATCGAGCGGAAAAGGGCCGGGGCTGTAATGCACGTCGGGTGAAGTGGGGGTAGTTAGAAAAGCGGTGTAAATGCAAAAGTCCGGATTTCAGTCGGGGTTACATATTTTACTTCAATTTTGCTAAATTCCGTTATTATTCCTGCATTTCCAGCAACAAGTCTACGATAATTCATAGGAGGTAAACGTGCAGAAGAAAATTTTTGCCACCACCAATTTAATGCTCATAACACTGATAATTTTATCGACAGGAACAAGCTATGCCTTCAAAAACGAACCGGATGGCTTTCGTGGCATCAAATGGGGTACGGCCATCAATTCATTAAGCAACATGACTGCGATAGACACAGAAGGTGATACCCATACTTACGAAAGGATCGGTGACGAAATGAAGATAGGAAATGCCGAATTAGCCGTACTCAAATATTTTTTTTGGAAAGGAAAACTCTCGGGTATTGGAATTAAAACAAAAGGATATAGTAATTGGGCTGCGCTTAAAGATGTTGTATTCGAAAAGTTTGGAAAGGGATATCAACGCAACAGATTTATAGAAGATTACCTTTGGGGGTCGTTTTCCAAGGGAAAAACTGTAATATCCCTGGAATACAACGAATTCTCAAAAGTCGGCACACTTTTCCTGTACTCGATTGAAGTAGAAAAACAGAAAGCAGAATATAAAAAGCAACAAGCAAAAGAGGGTGCGGCATCAGGATTTTAGCAAACTAAAAACCCAAGCTATCGGACAGCGCCTCATCATGGCTGCGCTGCTTGAGTTGGGACCGCGCTAAAAACCGCATTATAAAACCCCCTCATCTCCTCCAACCAGTCCTGATGAATCATAAAATGTTTATGCGGAATATTAACATACATACCGTTCCTTCCACTTACTCGCCCCCTTATCTCAGAAGCTTCAGCTATAGCTCTTAACTGATGAGGCGATAGATCAAAAATAGCATATTCTTTATATTTAGGGCCTACACTTGTCCACTCAATATCTATCTCGGAAAGGTTATTTATAGCTTGGAACTCAATCACTTCATTATTGTTCAGTTTTAGCTTCAAAGTACTACCTGAAGCCTTTGATATTCCCAGCGCAGAATCGTAATCATCTCTTTTGAAATGAAACCTCATCCAGTCTATAGAACCGTCAGGCTTCTTAGCAACTTCCGGTGTAAGCCACGCTGTTGCAACGGAAACACCCTTTGTTCGTAAAAACTTCAATGGCTTCTTGAATGTCACCATCTCAAGACCGGTAAAGTCATCGACTTTACGAGTAACTTTGTTACCTGCATACACCGGTACAGCAATGCCCAAAGCCAGGACTAAAACGAGAACCATTCTGTACATAAAGCATGTCTGTTAAGTTGAATAAAGGCATTGAATATATATACGCAAATATTCGGCAATTAAGCCAAAACCTCGAGGAGGGAGCCTGATAGTAAGTTGGAGGAAAGAAAGGGACTGATAAAAAAAGGTCGGGTACAGGTAAATACTCAATATATTTTTGCATAATTAAGCGGTCCACAGACTCAGTTTCAGTAATAAATCGCGAGTAAAGTAAAATACATTATCAGTACTTTTCCTCTTAGTTCAGGGACAAACAGGTTATGCAAGACTCTCATGAAAACCCGGCAGACCGGGACAGGCAAAAAAATGCGAACGCATCAGTCACCAGAAGAAAAACCTTTTACCTGCTGAACGCTCTCGGCATGCATCCCACCTATGCCGACATCAAACAGAAATTCAACTTTCCGGAACACACGAATACAGCCTCACCGACCCTGAACCTTTCGGGTCTTCAGGGTTCCCTCTCTTCTCTGCTTGCAGCACAGTTGTTCAATGATACCGGAGTTCCTCTTCTCATCATAGGTTCCCAGGCATCCTTCGATATCTATGATAACGACCTGCCCGGCCTTCTAGGTCCTGCAACGGTTCACACCGTCTCGGACGAACTTCCGGCAGCACTTGGCGCCCTCTCCGAAAACCGCGCAGCTGTTCTTCTTGCCGACTTTGATGATGTGGTGACTCCGCTACAAAACCCCGAAGGCTCGGAAAAGAGGCTTTTTCGTCTTGAAAAAGATCAAGAGGCCGGCTATACCACGTTGACGGATTTTCTTGCTGAAAATGGTTATAACAGAATGGAGTTCGTTGAAGAAGAAGGGCAATTCTCAACGCGCGGCTCGATCGTCGACATATTTCCTTTCGGATCGCGTGAACCAGTCAGAATGGAGTTCTTCGGAGACACCGTCACTTCGATCCGCTCGTTTGATACCAACAGTCAGCTATCGGGTGCCCAACTCGACGCCGTCGTTCTGACAGGTAATTTTTTTTCCGAAAAGCACCATGATGACGATAAAGGCCCCTCCTGGTGCCTTCTGGATTACCTGCCCCCGGAAACTGTTATCCTGATCGATGACATTGTCTCCTTCAACGCTTTCGAAAAGAAAGCCGCTGTTGAAAAAAAACTGGAAGGTTTTCCCTGTCTCTGTATAAACCGTCTTGAAAAACAAACGCTTGATTTTCATTCCGAGGCACAGACAAAGCTGAACGCAAATTTCAAACTGTTCGCGAGGGAACTCAACCGGGAAAAGCCCGACAAGCGACATACCGTCTTCGTCGGTCGTTCAAAGAAGGAAATCGAGGAACTTGTAGAATTCGTTTCCGAAGAAGCCCGGGACATCAGAAGAACAATACCGGTTGAGTTCAACTGGGTAGCCTTGAACCTGCATTCCGGCTTTGTCTTCAACGGCCTTGACGTCTATACGGAATCCGATATTTTCGGTAAACTCCATACCCATAAATCCCACAAGAAAAGAGCCTTCAAAGGGATCTCTCTCAAAGACCTGCAGACACTCAAGGTAGGAGACTACATCGTCCATGAAGATTATGGAATTGGCGTTTTCAAGGCTCTTGAGACCATTGAAGTAGGTAATTCCGAACAGGAAAGCGTTTTGATAGAATATCAGGGCGGTGACGAACTCTACGTCAACGTACAGAACATCCGCCTCATCTCGAAATACAACGCCTCCGAAGGCTCCATGCCGACGCTTTCAAAACTTGGAAGTCCAAAGTGGAAAGCCAAAAAAGAAAAGGTAAAAAAACGTCTCAAGGATATTGCCTCCAAGCTTATAAAGCTCTATGCAAAGCGAAAAATGACACCGGGTTTTGCATTTGGACAGGATTCTATATTTCAAAGAGAGTTCGAAGCATCGTTCATTTTCGACGAAACCATCGATCAGTTAAAAACAATCGAGGAAGTCAAGAACGACATGCGCTCCCAGTCACCAATGGATCGCTTGATCTGTGGCGATGCCGGTTTCGGTAAAACAGAAATAGCAATGCGAGCCGCATTCAAAGCTGTCGAATCAAAAAAGCAAGTCGCCGTTCTCACACCTACAACCATCCTTACCCACCAGCATGCCGAAACGTTCAAACGAAGATTTGAAAACTTCCCGGTCAATATAGCGGTCCTCAGCAGGTTCGTCAGCCGAAAAGAACAAAAAGAACTCGTCGAAAAAATTTCTCGAGGGCTTGTAGATATAGTTATCGGTACACATCGGCTGGTTTCAAAAGACGTTCTGTTTCAAGATCTCGGCCTTCTCATCATCGATGAAGAACAACATTTCGGAGTCGCGGTTAAAGAGAAGCTGCGCCAATCTTTTCCTGGAGTGGATACGCTCACCATGTCTGCAACGCCGATCCCGAGAACCTTGCAGTTCTCGATGCTCGGAGCAAGAGACCTTTCCATAGTATCGACACCTCCCAGAAATCGTCAACCTGTTGAAACAGTCATTACACAGTTCAATCCCGACACTATCCGAGAAGCGATACAACACGAAATCAACCGCCAGGGTCAGGTTTTTTTCCTGCATAACCGCATCTCAGGACTCGATCAGGTTCGAAATACGCTTCACGAACTCATTCCGGAAGCAAAAACCGCCATTGCACACGGTCAAATGCCAACTGCAGAACTTGAAAACGTCATGATGCGGTTTATCAACCATGAGCTTGATGTTCTCATTTCCACCTCTATCATCGGCTCGGGGCTCGATATTTCGAATGCGAACACGATTATTATCAACAGAGCGGACATGTTCGGTCTTTCCGACCTCTATCAGCTCAGAGGACGTGTAGGACGAAGCGAAAGAAAGGCTTACAGCTACCTTATCATCCCTTCTGCCGACACCCTTAAAAGAGAAGCCATGGAAAGGCTTGCCGTGATCGAAAGCTTTACCGAGCTTGGTTCAGGTTTCAATATCGCAATGAGAGACCTGGATATACGAGGCGCCGGAAACCTTCTTGGTGCAGAACAGTCGGGAGCGATTCATGAACTTGGCTTCGACCTTTACCAGAAACTGCTTGAAGAAGCCGTATCAGAACTGAAATCAGGTGAATTCAGCCAGCTTTTCACCCCGAACGAGTCACAACCGGTCCAGATGGAAGGCAACACCGACATGGGGTTTTATTTCGACGCCCTGATACCCGAATATTATATATCGGCTACACAGGAACGGTTTTCCTTTTATGAAAAAATCTCCAAAAGCCAGACAGATAACGCTATCGACTCGATCAGGGATGAACTGCGTGACCGGTTCGGACCTCTTCCGGAAGATGTTGAAAACCTGATAGGCGTTGCGAAACTTAAAAACCTTTGTTCAGCTATCGGTCTGTCAAAAGTCGATATCCAGCCACAAACACTTTCAATCATCCTTCCTGGGGAAAACAACGCGGAATTTTACAATCGTCATTTTTTTCAGGAACTCATCGCTTCCCTGCAGTCCGAATGGATGCAGAAATACACACCCCGTTTTCAACAGGGTAAAAAAATGAAACTTCTCCTCCATAATCCACCTGATTACCCTGCTGAGCCTGCCGTACTGATGGAACAGTATCGTTCTCTTCTTAAAAAGCTCAATCATGCCTGAAGCCACCATTGCAGGTCAGCACCTTTGCACAGCCAAACAAGACAAAAAAAGTCTTATTTAAGCAACTTTTAAAGAAGCAATAAAGGTTAGCATTGAAAAGACTTTTCGTACATAAACAATAAATCATATAACCATGTTTGTATATATAAATGACAAAAAATTTGAAGCGAAAACAGGCGAACGCCTTATAGACATTGCCCGTAATAATCACACGCATATAGGCTACTTCTGTGGCGGTAATGGAATATGCCAGACCTGTTATGTGAAGGTGACCGAAGGAATGCACCTGCTTTCTCCTTTGAACGACAGAGAAAAAGCGATGCTTTCTGATAGCCTGATCAAAGAAGGAATAAGGGTGGCATGTTTGACAACTCTCGACAAACTGGGAACCGTAAAGCTTTTGACGACAGTCGAAGAGGTTAAGAAAACATTTGAGGAAAAACCGCTTGAGCTTGTTCCTTATCAAGCAAAAATGGGATGGGAATCCCTGATCAAGTTCCCCGAAACCATAGTGATGCAGGCCCGCAGGTTTTCCGAAGGCAAGCTGGATGCGTGGCAGCTTGTCACCGATATTGCCGGAGCAATAGCCGGTGCCTTCGAGCTGGTTGGCATGGCGATTCAAGGCACTCTGGACTGGAAGGTAAAACCGAAAACATTTACAAGGGAGTATGCTGATACCTCTGAACATAGAAGTAATGGAAAAAAGGGCCAGACTGCTGAGGGTGCGCATAAAACTTCTCCCGAAATTCATGAATCCTTGAAACTCCAGAAACATGCTCCGGTTAACTGATACCGGAGCATCGCCCGGCATGGCAACATCTTGGGCCGATAAACCGCCCCCCCTACCGTTGCATAAAAAATACTTATATTTGTAAAGGATGATGTTTAACCTGAAGCAAGGAAAAAAAACAACAAATATCCAGAACCATGCGTATCCACATCAATGACATGCCATGTGAAGCACAACCGGGAGACATACTCCTTGACGTAGCCAAGCAAAACAAATGCCATATCGGTTACATATGTGGCGGAAGTGGTGTTTGCCAAAGTTGTTTTGTTTATGTGCAGGAAGGGATGGACCACCTGTCGGAACGAAGTGATGTTGAAAAAGCCTTCATATCCGATAAACTCACTGACGCGGGAGGAAGGCTGGCCTGCCAGACAAGAATAATAAAGGACGGTCCTGTACGAATACTGTCCAGAGCGGAAATGTTTCGCAGGATAGTTCTCGGTCTGAAGGTTACCGATTTTGTCACCTACGCTCAGACCATCGGTTACAATGTCGTCAATCAGCTTCCTTCCGGAATCGGCAATATTTTCAGTCGTGTCAGGGAAGGGAAACTCAATCCCGTAACCTCTATCCAGAATATCGGCAAGGGTCTGGGCCCGGCGGCACAACTGATCGGCAAAAATGTTTTCGACACCTTTCCGTTTCTCCAGGCCCCTGTAAATATGGCAGGTGCCGGCGCAACAGGGTTGCTTGAGGGTGCATCGAGCACGCTCTGCAATGTATCAGGAGGCAAACTGCATCTTCCAGGCACGACATGTAAATCCTGCGAAGACGATACTCCCGTTGAAAGGGTTCATATTAAAGCAAGTTCTTCTAAAAAATAGTCTTGTGACTCAACACACAATGGAGTATTCAGTAGTAATTTCGCGTTTTGATCCTGAAAAAGACCGTTCACCCTACTATCAAGAGTTTCTCGTAGATGCTGCTCCACATGAAAGGGTGCTGGATGTATTGTTGCAAATCAAGTCTGAACAGGACAGTACGCTTGCCCTGAGAAAATCCTGTGGCCATGGTGTCTGCGGAAGTGATGCCATGCTGATCAACGGAGAAAACAGACTTGCATGTTCAACATTGGTTAAAGACCTGGAAAGTAACAGAATCAAAGTTGAACCCCTCCCTGGAGCAGTTGTTGAAAAAGATCTCATTGTCAACACGGACCCTTTCTGGAAAAAATATCAGGCTATCATGCCTTACCTGATTAATGATGAACCACCACCTGACAGAGAACGCCTGCAAAGCCCGAAAGAACATGAAATAATTGAAGAATCGACCCGGTGTATTCTTTGCGGAGCCTGTACACAAGCCTGTCCGACCTCCTGGGCAAATGAAGATTATCTTGGGCCAGCCGCACTTCTGAAAGCCTACAGGTTTATTTTTGACTCCCGGGATCAGGCAAAACAGGAAAGGCTCAGAAAAGTCGCATCGGATCATGGCATTTGGCAATGTTATACAGCATACAACTGTGTCGAAGCCTGTCCGAAGGAAATAGATATAACCTGGCATATTACCCGGCTGAAAAAAGCCTCTCTCGGGCTCTAAAAAAACAGCTCACCGGCAGGGAGCCCGGCGCAACCTAATTACAAAACACTAACTCTATCTCTTATAAATAATGGGGTACAGCGGAGAATTTGAAGGCATCGACTTCGATCTGGGAATAAAAACTCTGGAACGATGGCTCATCAAGCCCGACAAAAAAATGAACATCGCTCTGGGAATTCCCAAAGAAAGGGCCAATGATGAACGCAGGGTTTCGCTTTCTCCGGCAGGTGTCAAGATCCTCAATGAAAACGGTGTACGAGTACTAATTGAAAAAAATGCCGGCTTGGCAAGTAATTTCACTGATGAAGAATACGCTGAAGCAGGTGGGTACATAACAGATTCACAAGAAACTCTTTATGAAAATGCAAACGTTATCGTGAAGGTTTCGCCTCCCCAACCCCAAGAAGCCGCTCTCTTCAAGCCCAACCAAATGCTCATTTCTGCGCTTCATCTAGGAACTGTCAATAAATCACTCATCAACTCATTTCTTGAAAAAAACATTACCGCCCTCGGGTTCGAGTTTATTGAAACAAGGGATGGTGAACTGCCTATCGTGAGAACGCTGAGCGAAATAGCAGGCTCTCTGGCAATACAGACAGCAGCGAAATATCTTGAAACAGGCTATGGTGGAAGAGGTATTCTGCTTGGTGGCATAGCAGGCGTTCCTCCAGCGCATATTACTATTATCGGCGCAGGAACAGTAGGCCTCTTCGCTGCCCAGGATGCACTCGGGCTTGGTGCTCAAGTTACAGTCATTGACAAGGAGATCAACCGGCTCAGACGTTTCGAAGCATTCTTCAACCGCCACATCGTTACAGCCATATCCAATGAGCACTATATCTCGGAACTTGCCAGAATATCCGATGTCATGATTGGAGCGCTCAGTCCAAAGCAAAAAGTCATCAAACACGTTGTCAATGAAAACATCATAAAAACAATGCGGCCAGGCTCTGTTATCATCGATGTTTCAATTGACCAGGGAGCCTGTTTTGCAACCAGCAGGCATACAACCCATACGAACCCGATATTTGTCAAGCACGGAGTCACCCACTACTGTGTACCGAACATACCTTCAGCTGTCGCAAGAACAGCATCTTTCGCCCTTACCAATACCTTGTTACCTTTCCTGATGAAACTCACCGCTCATGAAACCATCACGGAAATCCTCTGGAACAGCCACAGCCTCCGTAAAGGAACCTATACCTTCAAAGGGTATGTAACACAGAAATCCCTCGCTCAAATCACCGACCTTCCCTGTCGTGAAATCGACATGCTGCTTGCCACCGGATAATACCTGCTCTGTTTATAGATATGAAAGAGGGTTCCCCAGTTTTCTGGCAATATAAGATGCACAGGAAACGCCTGAATAGGTAACCGCGATAACCCCTTGTCCTGGAAACGTACTGTCACCGACCGCATAAAGATCCTTTACTACTGTTCGATTCTGCGGTTTCAGCAAAACATTTTGACCGGGATATAACAGAGGGCCATATGACCCTTTGTAACGATTCAGGTATCGCTCATGAGTGAATGGTGTGGCAAATATTTTCACCTCTACAGCATCGGATAAGCCCGGAAGAATTTTTTCCGTTCTTCTGATCACCGATGCACCATACCGCTCTTTAGCCTGCTTATACTTTTCTTCACCCCGCTGATAGGTTTTCCAGTGATCAACTTCATCCGTGACAAAAGCATGTACAACATGCTTTCCCTCGGGAGCCACTGTCGGGTCGAGAACCGATGGCGCAGAAAAATAGATGGTACCGCCCGGCTCGTTGTAACGAGCCCAGTCATCAACAAGAATGTGATGCATATGAAACCCTTCAGGTATAACGCCGGCATCAACGCCGAGATACAGCTGAAACCAGCTTGGAGCACGAAGAAACTTGGTTTCAGAAACATTGTAGCGAGCATCTTTTACAAGACGGTTGAACGTATCCCATACAGTAGCGTTAGATATAACCGCTTTAGCAGTATGTACGTCTCCGTTACTCAACCTTACCCCTATCGCCCTGCCATTTCGCAGTAAAATTTCTTCAACATCACAACCGAATTCAACAGCACCCCCGAATTTTTTTATACCGTCACATAACGCTGCAGGAATAACACCAGCGCCTCCCACAGGATAGTTGATGCCACCGTGATGCCTGTCTGCGAGGCAAATCCCTGCATTGACAAGAGGCGTCGAAACCGCATCCTGTACAGCCCAGGAATATGCCTCCATATCAATAAATTTGAGCAACTCCTCGTCTTTGATATACTTTCTTGCACTCTTTCCCATCGACTGAAAAGTCTTCAATGCGAGCGACAATATTTTTCCCAGATGTCGGCTTCCCACATTGAGAATATGAATAGGATCTTCAAGCGAACCGGGAGGAAGAGAACTGAGGATATCATGTACCGATCCAAGCTCTTTGTAAAACGCCACAATCCCCTCTTTCTCATTGGGAAAACGTTCCATGAGCGTCCCAAGAAACTTCTCCTTCTCATAATAAGCCGGTATGTCAAATCCATCAGGCATATGGAAATGAATCTGGACAGGGTCGGAAATAACAGGTACATCAATCCCCAGTTTTCTGAAAATCCGAGTGTGCATGTTCAACGTACCGCTGCTTTTATCTTCTCCAAAACCATAAAAGACCGAAGCACCAGCATCGAATGTGTACCCCTTGTGCTTGAAGGCTGCGCAGCTGCCACCGGGATAACTGTTTTTTTCAAAAGTAAGCGTAGAAAAACCTCTTTCCTGGAGAAGAGCAGCGGCTGTAAGCCCTCCAATACCTGAACCGATGACAATTATATCTGAAGAATAAGCCATTACGAGATAACCCTGTTGTTTTATACCTTAAGCTTCATTAAAATAGATTCTTATAATACTATATTACTAGCGCTTCACTTTTTACGTAACAGTATATAATGATAACGAGCTGATCAAAGAACTTTTACCGAATTCAGAATATGACGAGTTCCCCGCATAAAAAAAACGTTCCTGAATCCAAAAACACGCTTTCTGCAAAAGAAAAAATTAAACAGCAGGAGTTTCAGGAAGAAGCCGTTGAGCACATTAACGCATTATACAACTATGCGTTGCATCTTACGATGAATCCGGATGATGCAAATGACTTGGTACAGGAAACCTATCTCAAAGCATATAAATTTTTTGATTCGTTTGAGAAGGGAACAAACTGCAAAGCGTGGCTGTTTAAAATCCTTAAAAACAATTATATCAACAAATTTAGAAAAAATGCTCGTGAGCCAGGCAAAGTTGACTATGACCTCATAAAAGATTTTTATCATTCGATAAAAGACACGCAAAACGACAATGAAGACCTGAACACAGGCTATTTCAGGTCACTGATGCACGATGAAGTATACCAAGCATTAAATTCATTACCGGAAGAGTTTAAGGAAGTCATACAATTATGTGATATTGAAGGTTTCACGTACGAAGAAATTGCAAATATGGTTGAAAGCCCGATCGGAACAGTAAGATCAAGACTCTACAGAGGCAGAAAGCTTTTGCGCACGAAGCTCAATGATTTTGCAAAAAAACACGGGTATAACACCGACAACAGGGAAACTCCGTAATACTCACATAACACATGAATTAATCAGTACAATGAATTGCACACAAGCCCAGAATCTTATGAGCGCAGCTGTCGATGGAGAGCTGACGCTTGAAGAACAGGAGGGTTTTGAAAAACACATTCAGACGTGTCCCACCTGCTTTCGTGAATTCAAAGAAGCTCAAAAAACAAAAAGCATTATCAGGGAAAAAATCATCAGATTCAAGGCACCTCAATCCCTGGTTAATTCCATTCTGAAGCTTAGCGACACACCACTCTGATTAACCGGGAAAAACTCAAGCTCTTCGCAAAAGTGAGGGCAATAATTTCTTTCCGGAAAAAAAAATTTTTTGTGTTTGATTTGTATGAATAAATAACTATATAACCACCACAAGAATGAATTCCCCCTTTAAATGCAGTGCTTTTAAGCACTGAATTAACTCTTAAGCGATGGGCCAAAATATTATTATTGACGAAGAAGAGGTAAAAAAGTGGAACCTCAAAATGCCTGAAGAGATGCTGACAGCAGTTGCCAATCGTTTTAAACTGCTCTCTGAACCAATGCGCCTTAGGATACTCCGGACGCTTTGCGAAAGAGAAAGAACTGTTCAGGAAATTGTCAACCAGATCAATGCAAGCCAGGCCAATGTTTCAAAACATCTGGCCCTCATGCACGACAATGGAATTGTCAACCGAAGGAAAGAAGGACTGAAATGCTATTATAGTATTGCAGATGACAGCATTATCTTTGCCTGTTATCTTATATCCAAAAGCGTTGTCGAAAATCTGCAGGACAGACTGAGCTGGCTTCAGAAAGTCGAAAGCTGATTTCCTGTCTGTAGCTTCATAACCGCTCATATCTCTCTTCATGCACAGTGAAGGAGCGAG harbors:
- a CDS encoding 2Fe-2S iron-sulfur cluster-binding protein; translation: MRIHINDMPCEAQPGDILLDVAKQNKCHIGYICGGSGVCQSCFVYVQEGMDHLSERSDVEKAFISDKLTDAGGRLACQTRIIKDGPVRILSRAEMFRRIVLGLKVTDFVTYAQTIGYNVVNQLPSGIGNIFSRVREGKLNPVTSIQNIGKGLGPAAQLIGKNVFDTFPFLQAPVNMAGAGATGLLEGASSTLCNVSGGKLHLPGTTCKSCEDDTPVERVHIKASSSKK
- a CDS encoding response regulator transcription factor; the protein is MPEPLILVVEDDRNLAKLLKYNLEKASYKCFLAESGEDALQLLAERDVDLVLLDIMLPGIDGFEVCRRIRQHQLFRDLPIVMLTAKGEEIDKVLGFELGIDDYVVKPFSPRELNLRIRAILKRDRRGKRDTREVMKCEGLEVDIAKHSVKLNGKEITLTLMEFKLLAVLLKRRGQAQSRETLLSDVWDVDKTINTRTIDTHITRLREKLGKTGKLIKTVRGLGYKLEDSREGGEKN
- a CDS encoding 2Fe-2S iron-sulfur cluster-binding protein, whose product is MFVYINDKKFEAKTGERLIDIARNNHTHIGYFCGGNGICQTCYVKVTEGMHLLSPLNDREKAMLSDSLIKEGIRVACLTTLDKLGTVKLLTTVEEVKKTFEEKPLELVPYQAKMGWESLIKFPETIVMQARRFSEGKLDAWQLVTDIAGAIAGAFELVGMAIQGTLDWKVKPKTFTREYADTSEHRSNGKKGQTAEGAHKTSPEIHESLKLQKHAPVN
- a CDS encoding ABC transporter ATP-binding protein codes for the protein MEKILEVKNLKTYYSTDNGTARAVDGVSFSLGRNRTLGIVGESGCGKSVTALSIMRLVPMPPGYFAGGEIFWKGSDLLKISEDEMRKLRGNEIAMIFQEPMSSLNPVYTCGNQIVEQILLHQDLSGKEAKGLAVEMLRHVGIPNPSERFEAYPHELSGGMRQRVMIAMALSCNPALLIADEPTTALDVTVQAQILELIGKLQADTGMSVILITHDFGVIAELCEDVLVMYASKVVEEGRVSQIFSDPLHPYTKGLLKSIPRIGSKQQRLNVIEGNVPSATRLPDGCRFANRCPLADELCRKVEPQLEEYNPGHKAACWKIHA
- the mfd gene encoding transcription-repair coupling factor, which translates into the protein MQDSHENPADRDRQKNANASVTRRKTFYLLNALGMHPTYADIKQKFNFPEHTNTASPTLNLSGLQGSLSSLLAAQLFNDTGVPLLIIGSQASFDIYDNDLPGLLGPATVHTVSDELPAALGALSENRAAVLLADFDDVVTPLQNPEGSEKRLFRLEKDQEAGYTTLTDFLAENGYNRMEFVEEEGQFSTRGSIVDIFPFGSREPVRMEFFGDTVTSIRSFDTNSQLSGAQLDAVVLTGNFFSEKHHDDDKGPSWCLLDYLPPETVILIDDIVSFNAFEKKAAVEKKLEGFPCLCINRLEKQTLDFHSEAQTKLNANFKLFARELNREKPDKRHTVFVGRSKKEIEELVEFVSEEARDIRRTIPVEFNWVALNLHSGFVFNGLDVYTESDIFGKLHTHKSHKKRAFKGISLKDLQTLKVGDYIVHEDYGIGVFKALETIEVGNSEQESVLIEYQGGDELYVNVQNIRLISKYNASEGSMPTLSKLGSPKWKAKKEKVKKRLKDIASKLIKLYAKRKMTPGFAFGQDSIFQREFEASFIFDETIDQLKTIEEVKNDMRSQSPMDRLICGDAGFGKTEIAMRAAFKAVESKKQVAVLTPTTILTHQHAETFKRRFENFPVNIAVLSRFVSRKEQKELVEKISRGLVDIVIGTHRLVSKDVLFQDLGLLIIDEEQHFGVAVKEKLRQSFPGVDTLTMSATPIPRTLQFSMLGARDLSIVSTPPRNRQPVETVITQFNPDTIREAIQHEINRQGQVFFLHNRISGLDQVRNTLHELIPEAKTAIAHGQMPTAELENVMMRFINHELDVLISTSIIGSGLDISNANTIIINRADMFGLSDLYQLRGRVGRSERKAYSYLIIPSADTLKREAMERLAVIESFTELGSGFNIAMRDLDIRGAGNLLGAEQSGAIHELGFDLYQKLLEEAVSELKSGEFSQLFTPNESQPVQMEGNTDMGFYFDALIPEYYISATQERFSFYEKISKSQTDNAIDSIRDELRDRFGPLPEDVENLIGVAKLKNLCSAIGLSKVDIQPQTLSIILPGENNAEFYNRHFFQELIASLQSEWMQKYTPRFQQGKKMKLLLHNPPDYPAEPAVLMEQYRSLLKKLNHA